The Candidatus Tumulicola sp. region GCATAAATGACCCCGACCGCGGAAAACAAGAACCCAGCCACGTCGTTGTGCTTGCGTAGAACCTCGCTACTAAAGCGCCGCCGCCACAGCGCATGCAGCCCGACGCAGAACGCCGCGATGACGACGACGATGAGGAGCTCGCCGATGACTTGTGACACGTGCATCGTCGTATGCGTCACGATAGGCGAACTCCTCGCCGGAGTGTCAGCCGCCGACTAATTCTTGCAGCGCACGATCGAAAATCTTGGGCGCTTTACCCGCAAAGAGAAGCCCTTCGTTGCCGCCGATCTGCTTGCGCAGCTCGACCAGTTCGTCCCGCAGTGCCGCCGCCTTCTCGAACTCGAGGTTGGCGGCTAACTCCCGCATCCGCCGGTCCAGGTCGGCGGCGGTCTTCAAGGCGATCTCGCGCGGCAGCTTGTCGTACTTGAACTTCTCGGTGTTTTCGCGGGTGGCGCCGACCATCCCAAGGATGTCGCGCACTTCCTTGCGGATCGAGCGCGGCTCGATGCCGTGCTCGGTGTTGAAGGCCACTTGCAACTCCCGGCGCCGCTTCGTCTCGCCGATGGCCCGCGCCATCGACTCGGTCATCACATCCGCGTACATAATCACCTTGCCCTCGACGTGACGGGCGGCACGTCCGATCGTCTGAATCAGCGAGGTTCCGCTGCGCAGATACCCTTCCTTGTCGGCATCCAAGATGCCAACCATCGACACCTCGGGCAAGTCTAGCCCCTCGCGCAGCAAATTGATTCCGACCAGCACGTCGAACGTACCGATACGCAGATCGCGAAGGATCGCCACGCGCTCGAGCGTGTCGATTTCGCTGTGCAGATAGCGCGCGCGCAATCCCATTTCGAGTAAGAAGTCGGTCAGATCTTCGGCCATCTTTTTGGTGAGCGTCGTCACCAGAACGCGTTCTTGACGATCGGAGCGCACGCGAATTTCTTCCATGAGATCGTCGATCTGATTGCGCGTCGGACGCACGTCGACTTCGGGGTCGACCAAACCGGTCGGGCGGATGATCATCTCGACGACTTGGCTGCTACGCCCGGTTTCGTACGCTCCCGGCGTCGCCGAAACGTAGATCGCCTGCTTCACATGATCGTCGAACTCTTCATATGTAAGCGGCCGGTTATCCAACGCACTCGGCAAGCGGAATCCGTGCTCGACCAGCACTTCTTTGCGCGAGCGATCGCCGCCGTACATGCCGCGGACTTGCGGCAACGTGACGTGCGACTCGTCGGCGAAAAGAAGCCAGTCTTTGGGGAAAAAGTCGATCAAGCACGACGGCGTCGATCCGGGCTCGCGGCCGGTAAGATGTCGCGAGTAGTTTTCGATCCCGTTGCAGTAGCCCACCTCGCGCAACATGTCGAGGTCGTAGCGGGTGCGCATCTCCAAACGTTGTGCTTCGAGAAGCTTTCCGTGCGCCCGAAAATACTTTAAACGATCGGCCAGTTCGGCTTCGATGGAGTCGACGGCGCTCCGCAATTTCTCGTCGGGCGTGATGAAGTGTTTGGCCGGAAAGATGTGCAATTCGTCTTTGCTCTCGACGTACTCGCCGGTCATGATGTTGACGACGTTGATGGCTTCGATTTCGTCGCCGAAAAATTCGATGCGATGCACCAGCTCTTCGTCCACGGCGACGAACTCCAACACGTCGCCGCGAACGCGGAACGTCCCTCGCACGAGGTTGAGGTCGTTGCGACGGTATTGCATATCGATCAGTTTGCGCAAAAACACATCCCGGTCCAACGAATCGCCGACCCGCACCCGTACCGACATCTCCATATAATCCGAGGGCGACCCTAAACCGAAGATGCAAGAGACGGATGCGACGATCAGCGTGTCGGGACGCGTCAATAGCGATTGGGTGGCCGAATGACGCAGGCGCTCGATCTCGTCGTTGACCGAACTGTCTTTTTCGATATAGGTGTCGGTCGATGCGACGTACGCCTCGGGCTGGTAGTAGTCGAAGTACGATACGAAATATTCGACCGCGTTCTTTGGAAAAAAATCGCGGAACTCGGCGCACAGCTGGGCGGCCAGGAGCTTGTTGTGGCACAGTACGAGGGTCGGCTTTTGGACGAGCTCGACGGTGCGGGCCATCGCCATCGTCTTACCGCTGCCGGTCACACCCAGCAGCGTCTGCGTCCGATCGCCGCGCTCGACGCCTTCGGCGAGCGCCTGGGTGGCTTTGGGTTGATCGCCGGCGAGACCGAAGGGGGCAACCAGCTCGAATCGTTGAGACATTACCACTACTCAACCGCCTCCGGCACCGAACCGATTCAGCTCGGGCGCTCTTCGCGAGGAGCCCGGCCGGGCTCGCGTGAAAGCCAGCGGTTCGCTGCTGCTCTCGCCCACCGGGGGAGTCCGTGAGCCTCACTCCACTCATTTTTAGCGGAACTTCGAATCCGCAACTCGCTACAGACATCGCTAGACGTCTGCGGCTCAACGTCGGCAAGGCGCTTGTCGGCGAGTTTCGCAATGCGGAAACCCGGGTCGAAATCGGCGAGAACGTTCGCGGCGCCGAAGTCTTCGTCGTGCAATCCATCTGCCGCACGCCGCAAGGCAAGAGCGTCAACGACGCGCTGATGGAACTGCTCCTGATGATCGACGCATTACGCCGGGCATCCGCCGCGCGGATCACCTCGGTCATACCGTATTACGGGTATGCGAAGCAAGACAAAAAAACCAAAGGTCGCGAGCCGATCTCGGCCAAGGTCGTGGCCAACCTGCTCAAGGTGACCGGCTCGAAGCGCATCGTGACGATGGACTTGCACGCCGCGCAGATTCAAGGCTTTTTCGATATCCCGGTCGACAACTTGGTGGCGACGCCGGTGCTCTGCGAATACCTCAAGAAGCAAGGACTGTGCGATGGAAACGTCACGATCGTCTCGCCCGATGCGGGCGGCGTGCATCGCGCCGAAATCTTCGCAAAGCGCCTGAACTCCTCGCTGGCGATCGTCTTTAAGCGCCGTCCGGAACCAGACGTTTCGGAAGTCACCGACATCGTCGGCGATGTCGCCGGACGCGCTGCGGTGATCGTCGACGACATGATTTCCACCGGCGGCACGCTCGCGAAGGCGGCCGAAGCGATTAAAGCCCGCGGCGCGACCCGCGTGTTTACGGTAGCGACGCACGGTATCTTCGCCGGCGAAGCGGTCGACGTACTCGAACGATCGGACATCGAGAAAGTGATCGTCACCGATACGGTTCCGTTCGCGAACGTTCCGGAGCATCCAAAGTTCGTTCAACTATCGATCGCGCAGACGTTTGCCGATGCGATCAACCGGATTACCACCAACCGCTCGGTGTCCGAGCTCTTCGGCGACGATCAACCGTTGCCGCCGGCTGCCTGAGCGCACGGCGCAAAACTTTTACCCGTCTAGAAAGCAGAGGATTTACACAACGTGGCGACCGCAGATTTCAACCTCTCCGTCGAAAAGCGCGTAAAGCCCGGCACGACCGGCTCGAACGCGCTACGCCGGCACGGCAAAATTCCCGCCGTTCTCTATGGGCACGGGTCGCAACCCGAATCCATCGCGATCGACGCGAAAGCCTTCGCAGAACTTTTGCACCACGGCGCGCGGAATGCGATCGTGACGCTCAAGCCGGACGGCGGTCCCAACGAAACGGCCCTCGTTCGCACGATTCAATTTCATCCCGTCAGCCATCGCATTCTGCATGCCGATTTTCAGCGCGTTTCGGCCAACGAAGCGATCGTTGCGACGCTCGACGTCGTAACCGCGGGCGTCGCGCCGGGCGTCAAGGATTCCGGCGGCGTGATGGACGTCGTCATGCATCAACTGGAGATCCAGGGGCCGGCCAGCCAAATTCCCGAGCATCTCGAAGCTGACGTATCGAAGCTAGGCCTGTACGAGCACGTGACCGCCGGCGACATCAAGCTACCCGAAGGCTTCACGATGATCACTCCGGCCGACACGATCGTCGTCAGCGTCGAAGCGTCGCGCACCGAGCGTCAGGTTGAGGAAGCCGCGACCGGACCGACCGCAGCGGCCGAGCCGCAAGTCATCGGCGCTACCGACGAAAAATAGCCTCTGACCGATCGCGAATCAATTCGGCTGGTAGCCGGACTCGGGAACCCCGGCAAAGAGTATGCGGCGACGCGACACAACGCCGGGTTCATGGTCGTCGACGAAGTGGCGCGGCGCTACGCCGTGACGCACTGGAAGAAGAAAGACAGCGCCGAGCAGGCATTCGATGCCGCCCGGCGCGTCGTTTTCGTTAAACCGACGTCGTTCATGAACCTGAGCGGAGCGCCGTTGCGGCTCATTTCGTCGTGGTATAAGACGCCGCCGGGCGGCGTGCTGGTGGTGGTCGACGAAATGGACGTGGCATTCGGAAAACTTCGGATGCGGCCGTTCGGCGGGCACGGCGGTCACAACGGCTTGCGCTCGATCATCGCTACCATCGGCGACACGTTTCCGCGCTTGCGGATCGGTGTCGGGCGGCCGAGCTTCGCGTCGGTAGATCACGTGTTATCCCCGTTCGACGCGTCCGAACGCGAGCGATTACCCGACGTCGTGGCAGCGGCAGCCGACGCGGTAGACCTGTGGTTGCGAGAAGGGCTCGAAGCTGCGATGCAGTTCGCGAATAACTGGCAGATAACGCCTACGGACACCCCGCCGGAATGCGATTGATCGCCGCAATTCTCGCCGACGCGTCGGGACGATTGTTGAGGAAGAGACGCGCTCCGAGCCCGGGACACGCTTCCTGCATTTGTTGATCGGTCGCGCGAACGATCGAGCGTATGGCGGCGGCCGGATCCCCGCCGATCGACACCGCGTAACGGTCGGCGTCGAAATCGTACGAGCGCAACGCAGCATTCCGCACCGGAACGGCGCCGATATACACGAGCGCGAGCAACGCTCCGACCAGCGCTAGACGCGATAGCGGATCGTCGTCGCGCCGGAAACCGCACCGGTCTGCCAAGACCACGGCCAACGCAGAAAAGATGATGATGATACCGCCCTCGATGAGGGCAACGAACAGCGGATCGGCGTGAATCGCATGAGCGGTTTCGAAGGCGGCATCGTACACCGCTTCCTCGGGCGTGCTGGCGGCGACAACGCCACCGTCGAGCACGACTCGGTGCTGCAATCCGCCGAGCATCACCGCGCCCGCGAACGGCGAGCCGCTCGGACGCTGCGTGTAGGCCGCTACATCGTGAATTCCCCCTCGCGCCAGCGCTGCCGAAATTTGTTGCGCCAATACACCGCTGACGGGCTGCAGCACCGACTGTTGGGGAACCTCGAAGTATGGACGCGCGTATGCCCACGAGATGCTCACGCCCAAAATGGCAAGGATCGTGTAGATGTACCACTGGTGTGTGCGCTCGACAAGCCAGAGGATGAGCGCCGCCGCGATGCCGGCGACGGTCATGGCCAACGCCGTATGCAGCACCCAAAATCCGAACCATTGGCGCGTCAACTCTCCCGATAAGCCCATGGTTCGCTCGACCCGATACAAATAAAACGCCGGCAACAGCGCGGCGACGCGCGCGATCAGCGCCAACGCAGCGCCGAATGCGAAGCGCACCGACCAGCGCGTTTTCCAGCGGCGTCGCAGCCAATCGCGCAAACCCGCGGCGCGGCCCGAACTCCAAAAATACGCCAGCGCCAGTGCCTCGAACAGCACCATTACGAACCAACCGGGCAGTTGAAACGCCGTTAAGCGCCGCGCTACGACTTGACGGTCGGAATCGACCAAGGCAGACGCCGGTTTGGTAAGGAGATCGCCGCGCGGAATCGCGTCGACGATCCGATCGGTCTGGTTCGGGCGAGTCGCCGCAGCATCGGCACCGGCAAAGCCGAACGCGCCGAAGAGCGTTAACGCGACGATCGTTCCGAGAACGATTCGGCGGATCGCTCGTCCCATCGTCGGGAGGTTCGCGGGTTTAGCACCGCGGCCTCCGGTAACACCGACGCCCAACGACCCGCTGCCAGCGAAAACGAAACGCGATTGCGACCGGTGTGCTTACTGTAGTACATCGCGCGATCGGCCGCATCCAGCAGCTCGCCCGGCGTTGAGGCGTCGTGCGGGTAGGCCGCGACGCCGATGCTCGTCGTCACACCGGCAAGCGCAAATGCATGCCGATTGACCGCGGCGCACAAGTCGTGCGCTCGTTCGATCGCGCGCGCTTTTCCAGTTGCGCGCGCCAACAGGCAAAACTCGTCACCGCCGGCACGCGCCGCCACATCCAGTCCGGCGACGGCTTGCGCGCGTAAGAGCGATGCCAGCGTTCGCAGCACGCCGTCACCGGCTCGATGCCCGAGCCGGTCGTTGACGTCCTTAAATCCGTCGACGTCGACGAACCACAGACACATCGGAGCCGGCGGACGACGCGAAGAAGCGTGGCGAATTTCATCGTCGAGCCTGCGCCGGAATGCGCGAGCCGTCAGCAGTCCGGTGGATTCGTCGATCTCGGCTTCGGTACGCACCGCCTCACGTTCGCAGGCGGCTGCGAATGGAGCGGCCGACATCGCGATTGCCGGCAGTGACATTTCGGCACCGGGATAGATGGACGATGCATATGCAATCGCCGCCAGCGTGCTGCCGTCCATCCACGGGACGGCGACGGCGCTGCGGTCGGCGAGCAACAACCCGCGGCCGTCACGCGGCATCGTTGCGCACACCTGTGTGGCGGCAGCGCGAGCAACCAATCCTCGACCGTCGCCAAACGGAAGACGCCATCCCTCGAGATAGCTCGCACGATGACCACGAACGTGTGCGCACCTGAGTTCGCCGTCCTCGACGACGAAAACGGCCAACACGTCGGCGCCGCGTTCGACCTGCGAAAGCGTCTGCGCGATCGCGTCGACGACGTGTGACGGCGATCGCCGAGAGGCGTCGAGCAGCGACGTCGCAGCGTGGAGTAGCCGCGCGTCGCTCGACACGCGCGACGGCCGTCGTTTCACCGTGAAAGTCGCCAAAAAATCCGCCACGCTCACCACGCAGCGGTTAGTGCCCAGCCGAGCCGCGCTTGCTGAAACCTAGTGAGAACGATTTGGGAGCGGACGCGCCGGATTTCCGGCAACGCGTTCGCCGGGCGGCACGTCGCGCGTCACGACCGAACCCGCGCCGGTTAGGGAGCCGTCTCCCAGCGTGACCGGTGCGATCAACGAGGTGTTGGATCCGATCGAAACGTCGCGGCCGATCGTCGTTTGATTTTTCTGTCGCCCATCGTAGTTGCAGGTGATCGTGCCGGCGCCGATGTTGGCTTCTTCTCCAACGACCGCGTCGCCGACGTAGCTGAGATGTTTCGCTTTGGAACCGGCGGCGAACGCCGATTTCTTGATCTCGACGAAATTGCCGATTTGCACTTCATCGCCGAGATCGGCCTTGTCGCGAACCTGCGCGTACGGGCCAACCGTGACCCCGCGGCCGATGGTGCTGTCGACGACGATGCTGTCGCGAATCTCGGAACCATCGCCGATCTTGGCGTACGACACACGGGCGTTCGGACCGATCACACAACCTTCACCGATCTCGCTCAAGCGCGAGATCGTGGTGTTCGGATAAATAACGGTATCGCGACCGATCATCAGTTCGGGCTCTAGATAGGTCGTCGCAGGGTCGACGATCGTCACCCCGTCGCGCATATGTTGCTCGCAGATCCGTTCGTTCATCGCGCGCCGGGCGCGGGCCAATTCGACACGATCGTTGATGCCGATCGCATCCTCGTGTTTGGGCGCTGAAACGGCGTGAACGCGCTTGCCGGCCTCGACCAGCCCGCGCACGGTATCGGTCAAGTAGAACTCGCCCTGCGCGTTGTCGGCGCGTAGGCCGCCGATTGCCTGGCGCAGGGCCGGCTCCGAAAACGCATAGACGCCCGCATTCACTTCGTCAAGCGCGAGCTGTTCGGGCGTCGCGTCGCGCGCCTCGACGATACCCTCGACCGCGCCGTTGCGCCGTACGATTCGCCCGAAACTCGACGGGAGCGGCATCTTCACGGTAACGAGCGCGAGGTCGACGCGTTCGCCGTCCAGCTCACGGAGCACGTCGCCGAAGATCGATCCGGAGATCAGCGGCATATCGCCACTCGCGATCAGGATGCGGCCGCTCGCGTTTTCGGGCATGTCATCTAACGCGGCTCGCACGGCATCGCCCGTTCCGCGCTGCTCGGTCTGTACGACGGTACGCACGCCGAACGAAGCGATACGCTCCCGAACGTCGGCCGCCACGACCACCACGACGTCATCGATGCCGGCTTCGCGCAGGCCGTTCAGCACGTACCACAACATCGGACGTCCGCACAGATCGTGGAGCACCTTGGGTCGCGAGCTTTTCATCCGCGTACCCTTGCCGGCCGCCAACACGATGGCGCGAATCATATACTTCCCTCTTGCGGTCGAAGCGCCGTGTCGAAATCGCGACGCCAATCATCTTGCTCGCGCTTGCTGGGCGCACCGAGCAGTTCGAGCGCGCCACGCAAGCGTTCGCGCGTCATGTCCCGCCCCAGTAATTCCATCGAGTCGTACAACGGAATCGACGTCGCGCTCCCGGTGACCGCGACGTACAGCGGACGCGCGATCTCGCGCGGTTTGCGTCCCATTGCACCGGCGACCCGGTCGATCGCGAACTCGATGCCGCCCACGGAAAACTCCGTCAACGTTTCGAGCGTCCACATCGTCAACGCCAGCACTTGCCGCGTCTGCAGTTCGTCGAGCTTTCCCGAAACGAGCGCCTCGCGGCTCACCTTCAAACGGCCAGCCAGTAAAAATGCCAGCAGCGGGGCGACGTCGCTCAAACGTTCGACGCGCGGTTGTGCCAGCGCGGCGATACGGTCCCAACGATCGGTTCCGGCACCGGCCCATGCACGCATGCGCTCCGCAAACGTTTGCGGCGTTAATCGCTCGCGCAAGTAGCGGCCGTTCACCCAGTCGAGTTTAGCCGTATCGAAAATTGGGCCGCCGACCGGAACGTGCTCCAACTCGAAACGCTCGACCATCTGCTGCAAGTCGAGAATTTCCGATTCGCCTTCACGCACCGGATTCGAGAGCAATCCCAAGAAGTTCATCAAGGCTTCGGATACGTACCCCATCGCCCGGTAAAATAAAATGCCTGTCGGATTCTTACGTTTGCTGAGTTTACTCTTGTCCGGATTGCGCAGGAGCGGCAGGTGGAGCAAGGCCGGCGGCTCCCAGCCAAAATAGCCATACAACAGCAAGTGTTTGGGAGCGCTCGACACCCACTCCTCGCCGCGCAGCACGTGGGTGATCTGCATCAGGTGATCGTCGACGACGTTCGCGAGGTGGTACGTCGGCATGCCGTCGGACTTGATCAGCACTTGCATGTCGACCGACGTCCATTCGAATTCGATGACGCCGCGACGCAGGTCGTTTACTTGGCAGACGCCTTCATCCGGAACGCGAAGACGAACGACGTGCGGTATGCCGGCCGCTTCTTTTTCAGCGATCTCACCGGGAGCGAGCGTTCGGCATAAGCCATCGTACCGCGACGGCTTTCCGGCGGCACGCTGGGCCACGCGCATCTCTTCCAAACGCTCGGGCGTGCAATAGCATTTGAAAGCGTTGCCGGCGTCGAGCAGCTTGGCGGCGTATTCGGCATAGATCGAGGAGCGTTCGCTCTGACGGTAGGGTCCGTACGGACCGCCGACATCCGGCCCTTCATCCCACGTGAGACCGCACCAGTGCAACGCATCCAGGATCGCGCGCTCGCTCTCAGGCGTGCTGCGCGCGCGGTCGGTGTCCTCCATGCGCAGGATAAACTGGCCGCCGTTGCGCTTGGCAAAACAGTAGTTGACCAGCGCAACGTAGGCCGTGCCGACGTGCGGGTCGCCCGTCGGAGACGGCGCGATTCGGGTTCGGACCATCGAAGCGTTATCCGACGAGTTCGCGGCGCCGGCCGCACTCGCGCTCGACGAAGTCGACGATCGACTGCAGCGGCGCTCCCGGCGTGAAAATTTCGCGGACGCCGATCGCTTTGAGTTCTGCGGCATCCTCGGGCGGAATCGTTCCGCCGCCAAAAAAAACGATATCGCCGGCATCCTGTTCCTTGAGCTGCTCGACGACCAACGGGAACAGGGTCATGTGCGCTCCCGATAGGATGGATAGACCGATCCCATCGGCGTCCTCCTGAATCGCAGTTTGGACGATCTGTTCGGGCGCCTGAAAGAGCCCGGTATAGATCACTTCCATGCCCGCGTCACGCAACGCACGTGCGATGACTTTTGCGCCGCGGTCGTGACCGTCGAGGCCGGCCTTGGCGATAACGATACGTAACGGACGTGCCATAATGAGCTAAAACACCGACCGTTCGGTGTAGCGGCCGTACACCACCACCATCGCTTCGACGATCTCGCCTTCCGTACAGTACGCGTTAACGCAATCGATCAGGTGCGGCATAAGGTTGTCTTTCGGGTCGCGACATGCGGCCTGCAGACGCTCGAGGGTCTGCGTAACGGCATGGCCGTCGCGGCTGCCGCGAACGTCGGCGACGCTGCGCGCTTGCGCGCGCTCCATCTCCTCGGTGATCTTCAGCAAATCCATCTCGATCCGTTCGTCGTCGTGCACGAAGGCGTTGACGCCGATGATCACGCGGTCTTTGGCCTCGATCGAGCGCTGATAGCGGTAACTCGCCTCAGCGATTTCCTTTTGGAAGAAGCCCGACTCGATCGCTTCGATGACGCCGCCATATTCTTCGATCTGGTCGAAGTACGCTTCAGCTTGGCGTTCCATCTCGTCGGTCAGTGCTTCCACGAAGTACGACCCGCCCAACGGATCGACGACGTTGGTAACGTTGGTTTCGTAGGCCAGAACTTGTTGGGTGCGCAATGCGATCTCGACCGATTTTTCGCTCGGAAGCGCTAGCACTTCGTCCATCGAATTGGTGTGCAGCGACTGCGTTCCGCCCAATACCGCTGCCATGGCTTCGTACGCGACGCGTACGATGTTGTTTTCGGGCTGCTGCGCCGTGGCGCTGCATCCGGCAGTCTGCGTGTGGAAGCGAAGCTGCCACGATTTCGGGTCTTTGGCGCCGTACTTCTCGCGCATGTGCCGCGCGTAGATACGGCGGGCCGCGCGAAACTTGGCGATCTCTTCGAAAAAGTCGATGTGCGAGTTGAAGAAGTACGAGAGCCGCGGTGCGAACGAATCGACGTCCATCCCGGCTGCCATGCAGGCTTCGACGTACGCAAAACCATCGGCCAGTGTGAACGCCAACTCTTGCGCCGCAGTGGATCCGGCCTCACGAATGTGATAGCCCGAAACCGAAACCGTGTTCCACTTGGGCATCTCGGCCGTGCAGAACTTGATCATGTCGACGATGATGCGCATGTGCGGACGAGGCGGAAAGATCCACTCTTTTTGGGCGATATATTCTTTGAGGATATCGGCCTGAATCGTCCCGCCGAGTTTGGCGCGCGGAATGCCCTTTTTTTCGGCGGCAGCGATGTATTGCGCCACGGCGATGGCGGCCGGTCCGTTGATCGTCATCGAGGTCGTGATGTCGCCCATGTCGATGCCGTCGAACAGCGTTTCCATATCGGCCAGGGAGTCGATCGCGACGCCGCACTTGCCGACCTCGCCGCGCGATTGCGGGGCGTCCGAGTCGTAGCCCATGAGGGTCGGCATGTCGAACGCCACCGATAGACCGTGCTGGCCTTGCGCCAGCAGGAAATGATAGCGCTCGTTGGTCTGTTTAGCCGATCCAAAGCCGGCGAATTGGCGCATCGTCCACAGGCGGTCGCGATAGCCGTTTGGATGGATGCCGCGGGTGTACGGATATTGTCCGGGCCACGCCAGGTCGCGGGGTAAATCGAGAAGCTCGACATCCTTCGGAGAGTAGACCGTTTGGAGCGGGACGTCGGATAGCGTGCGGTCGGTCGCGCCCGAACCCGGACCGCTACGGCGCTTGCCGCGCTGAGACGCAGCCTCCCAGACCCGCTCCTGCTCGAGGAATTCGAGGCTTGGGGGCATGCCCAATCCGCTGGGGCGATCGATCATCTTAGCCACAGATCTGTTTCCTTATCATTCCGCACCCCGATTTTCGACGGTCGCTTATTCCTTACCCACACCAAACGTTTCGAGCAACCGGTCGGCGGCGGCATACGGGTCGGTCCCGCCATCGCTCGTTTCACGCAGCCTTTGGTCCAGCCGCCGTTCGAGTCCGCCGAGCGCCAGCTGGCGAACCTGATGAACGAACGTCTGCCGGAGCTTATCGCCGTATTTTCCGCTGGCGTGCAGGTAGGCCGCGTGGCTTTCGATCGCCGTCCAGAGGTCGTCGATACCCTGGCCCGTGAGCGCCTGCGTCATGGCCAATTCCGGAACCCAGCCTGGAAAACTGAG contains the following coding sequences:
- a CDS encoding cobalamin B12-binding domain-containing protein produces the protein MARPLRIVIAKAGLDGHDRGAKVIARALRDAGMEVIYTGLFQAPEQIVQTAIQEDADGIGLSILSGAHMTLFPLVVEQLKEQDAGDIVFFGGGTIPPEDAAELKAIGVREIFTPGAPLQSIVDFVERECGRRRELVG
- a CDS encoding methylmalonyl-CoA mutase family protein, which translates into the protein MIDRPSGLGMPPSLEFLEQERVWEAASQRGKRRSGPGSGATDRTLSDVPLQTVYSPKDVELLDLPRDLAWPGQYPYTRGIHPNGYRDRLWTMRQFAGFGSAKQTNERYHFLLAQGQHGLSVAFDMPTLMGYDSDAPQSRGEVGKCGVAIDSLADMETLFDGIDMGDITTSMTINGPAAIAVAQYIAAAEKKGIPRAKLGGTIQADILKEYIAQKEWIFPPRPHMRIIVDMIKFCTAEMPKWNTVSVSGYHIREAGSTAAQELAFTLADGFAYVEACMAAGMDVDSFAPRLSYFFNSHIDFFEEIAKFRAARRIYARHMREKYGAKDPKSWQLRFHTQTAGCSATAQQPENNIVRVAYEAMAAVLGGTQSLHTNSMDEVLALPSEKSVEIALRTQQVLAYETNVTNVVDPLGGSYFVEALTDEMERQAEAYFDQIEEYGGVIEAIESGFFQKEIAEASYRYQRSIEAKDRVIIGVNAFVHDDERIEMDLLKITEEMERAQARSVADVRGSRDGHAVTQTLERLQAACRDPKDNLMPHLIDCVNAYCTEGEIVEAMVVVYGRYTERSVF